The Skermanella pratensis genome has a window encoding:
- a CDS encoding ISAs1 family transposase — MAVTAAGTGLLAHFSALEDPRQSGKVLYPLPEILLVVLCGTLSGCDDFVEMALWGREHLSFLRSFEPFARGIASHDTLNDVVRALDPALFEDCFVSWINSLRGAAGAEEIAVPETIAIDGKTMRRSGSRRGAGPLHLVSAWACGQRLVLAQEAVTGKSNEITAIPRLLDQLVLKGALVTIDAMGCQRAIAEQIVEAEADYVLAIKGNQKSLYGSIQRAIAEGRAEDGFGLDMVRTEDADHGRNEVRRHFILHDVSTLNRRHAWPGLGAVGMVEAEVERDGKTTVTRRCFLCSRPMSAAEFAAVVRSHWQIENSLHWVLDVVFRDDHARVRKGYGARNMGLIKRIAVNLLKSATDKNSLKVRRKKASWSTGYLHSLIIGTA, encoded by the coding sequence ATGGCGGTTACGGCGGCGGGGACCGGGTTGCTGGCGCACTTCAGTGCGCTGGAGGACCCGCGGCAGAGTGGCAAGGTTTTGTACCCTCTGCCGGAGATCCTTCTGGTCGTGCTATGCGGAACGCTGAGCGGGTGCGACGACTTTGTCGAGATGGCGCTCTGGGGACGCGAGCACCTGAGCTTTCTGCGCAGCTTTGAGCCGTTTGCGCGCGGCATCGCCAGCCACGACACCCTCAACGACGTCGTCCGGGCGCTTGATCCGGCCCTGTTCGAGGATTGTTTCGTCAGCTGGATCAACAGCTTGCGCGGTGCGGCGGGAGCCGAGGAGATCGCCGTGCCGGAGACGATCGCGATCGATGGCAAGACCATGCGGCGCAGCGGCAGCCGGCGGGGTGCCGGACCGCTGCATCTGGTCTCGGCCTGGGCGTGTGGCCAGCGTCTGGTGCTGGCCCAGGAAGCGGTGACCGGCAAGTCCAACGAGATCACCGCGATCCCGCGCCTGCTCGACCAACTGGTGCTCAAGGGCGCCCTGGTGACGATCGACGCCATGGGCTGCCAGCGCGCCATCGCCGAGCAGATCGTTGAAGCCGAGGCCGATTACGTGCTGGCGATCAAAGGCAACCAGAAATCCCTGTATGGCTCGATCCAGCGCGCCATCGCCGAGGGGCGGGCCGAGGACGGCTTCGGCCTCGACATGGTGCGGACCGAAGACGCCGATCACGGGCGGAACGAGGTGCGCCGGCACTTCATCCTGCACGACGTCAGCACACTCAACCGGCGCCACGCCTGGCCGGGATTGGGCGCGGTCGGCATGGTCGAGGCCGAGGTCGAGCGCGACGGCAAGACCACCGTCACCCGGCGCTGCTTCCTGTGCTCCCGACCGATGAGCGCTGCTGAGTTCGCCGCCGTAGTCCGCTCCCATTGGCAAATCGAGAATTCGCTGCATTGGGTGCTCGATGTCGTCTTCCGCGACGACCATGCCCGCGTCCGCAAAGGCTATGGCGCTAGGAACATGGGCCTGATCAAGCGTATTGCCGTCAACCTGCTGAAATCCGCCACAGATAAAAACAGCCTCAAGGTCCGTCGAAAAAAAGCTTCCTGGTCAACCGGTTACCTCCACTCCCTCATAATTGGAACTGCCTGA